Proteins from a single region of Acidimicrobiales bacterium:
- the purM gene encoding phosphoribosylformylglycinamidine cyclo-ligase, which produces MGETYEAAGVSIAAGEEAVDRIRAAARSTFRPEVLGDLGGFGALVAVPTERYRRPVLVSSTDGVGTKALVAAATGRLDTIGVDLVAMCVDDLVCQGAEPLFLLDYVAVGRLDPAAVATLVGGVAEGCRQAGCALVGGEMAEHPGALEEGGFDLAGFAVGVVERDRVITGERVAAGDVLVGLPSPGLRCNGYSLARRVLLDRAGLPLDGPAWEGAGHSLADELLRPSVVYARAVLAAVAAADVHAVAHVTGGGLPGNLSRVLPAGVDAVLDRSSWAEPRVFGEIRRLGEVDEAEMARVFNLGLGMVLAVAPDDAGTVVDALAAAGRPGAAVVGTVVPGAGHVRLTGRPPG; this is translated from the coding sequence GTGGGCGAGACCTACGAGGCGGCCGGGGTCAGCATCGCCGCCGGCGAGGAGGCGGTCGACCGGATCAGGGCGGCCGCCCGCTCGACGTTCCGCCCCGAGGTGCTCGGCGACCTCGGCGGGTTCGGCGCGCTCGTCGCCGTGCCGACCGAGCGCTACCGCCGGCCGGTGCTGGTCTCGTCGACCGACGGGGTCGGCACCAAGGCCCTCGTCGCCGCGGCCACCGGCCGGCTCGACACGATCGGGGTCGACCTCGTCGCCATGTGCGTCGACGACCTCGTCTGCCAGGGCGCCGAGCCACTGTTCCTGCTCGACTACGTCGCCGTCGGCCGCCTGGACCCGGCCGCGGTCGCCACCCTGGTCGGCGGGGTGGCCGAGGGGTGCCGCCAGGCCGGCTGCGCGCTGGTCGGCGGGGAGATGGCCGAGCACCCCGGCGCGCTGGAGGAGGGCGGGTTCGACCTCGCCGGGTTCGCGGTCGGCGTGGTCGAGCGGGACCGGGTGATCACCGGCGAGCGGGTGGCGGCGGGCGACGTGCTCGTCGGCCTGCCCTCGCCCGGCCTGCGCTGCAACGGCTACTCGCTGGCCCGCCGGGTGCTGCTCGACCGGGCCGGCCTCCCGCTCGACGGCCCGGCCTGGGAGGGCGCGGGGCACTCGCTCGCCGACGAGCTGCTGCGGCCGTCGGTCGTCTACGCCCGGGCCGTGCTGGCTGCCGTCGCCGCCGCCGACGTGCACGCCGTCGCCCACGTGACCGGGGGTGGCCTCCCCGGCAACCTGTCCAGGGTGCTGCCGGCCGGGGTCGACGCCGTGCTCGACCGGTCCTCGTGGGCCGAGCCGCGCGTCTTCGGCGAGATCCGCCGGCTGGGCGAGGTCGACGAGGCCGAGATGGCGCGGGTGTTCAACCTCGGGCTCGGGATGGTGCTCGCCGTGGCGCCCGACGACGCCGGCACGGTCGTCGACGCGCTCGCCGCCGCCGGCCGCCCCGGCGCCGCGGTGGTCGGCACGGTCGTCCCCGGCGCCGGCCACGTCCGGCTGACCGGCCGGCCCCCCGGTTGA
- the purF gene encoding amidophosphoribosyltransferase, producing MIVDDAPKEACGVFGVYAPGQPVAHLVYLGLHALQHRGQESAGMAVSDGETITVVKDMGLVTHAFDDRTLAGLPGHLAIGHTRYSTTGSSTWRNAQPVYRGDVGEGGFALGHNGNLTNTSRLAAEAGMLPGMVESDTDLVAEMVEVELRRLGDNRSDGRALETALARVLPRLEGAFSFVLMDETRVIGVRDPNGFRPLCLGRLERGWVLASETTALDIVGAHFVRELEPGEMIVVDATGHRSSRPFPDERVDPRLCLFEFVYFARPDSQLYGRSVHSARLRMGEMLADQAPLPPDPSPSPRPAMVMGVPESGIAAAEGFARRSGIPYGQGLVKNRYIGRTFIAPSQELRAAGVRLKLNPLRENIAGKRLVVVDDSIVRGTTQKQLVRMLREAGAAEVHLRITSPPYRWPCFYGMDTGERGELLAASLEVDEIRGYLAADSLSYLALDGLVAATGAVGAGFCTACLTGHYPVAVPVDLHKGVLEVDAHPTRLGRGAASAAAPAARR from the coding sequence GTGATCGTGGACGACGCCCCCAAGGAGGCCTGCGGCGTCTTCGGGGTCTACGCCCCCGGCCAGCCGGTCGCCCACCTCGTCTACCTCGGGCTGCACGCCCTCCAGCACCGGGGCCAGGAGTCGGCCGGCATGGCGGTGAGCGACGGCGAGACGATCACCGTCGTGAAGGACATGGGCCTCGTCACCCACGCCTTCGACGACCGCACCCTGGCCGGCCTGCCCGGGCACCTCGCCATCGGCCACACCCGGTACTCGACCACCGGGTCGAGCACCTGGCGCAACGCCCAGCCGGTCTACCGGGGCGACGTCGGCGAGGGCGGCTTCGCCCTCGGCCACAACGGCAACCTGACCAACACGTCGCGCCTCGCGGCCGAGGCCGGGATGCTCCCCGGCATGGTGGAGAGCGACACCGACCTCGTGGCCGAGATGGTCGAGGTCGAGCTCCGCCGCCTGGGCGACAACCGCAGCGACGGGCGGGCCCTCGAGACGGCCCTCGCCCGCGTGCTGCCCCGCCTGGAGGGCGCGTTCTCGTTCGTGCTGATGGACGAGACGAGGGTGATCGGCGTCCGCGACCCCAACGGGTTCCGGCCCCTGTGCCTCGGCCGGCTGGAGCGGGGCTGGGTGCTGGCCTCGGAGACGACCGCGCTCGACATCGTCGGCGCCCACTTCGTCCGCGAGCTCGAGCCGGGCGAGATGATCGTCGTCGACGCCACCGGGCACCGCTCGTCCCGGCCCTTCCCGGACGAGCGGGTCGACCCCCGGCTGTGCCTGTTCGAGTTCGTCTACTTCGCCCGCCCCGACAGCCAGCTCTACGGCCGCAGCGTCCACTCCGCCCGGCTGCGGATGGGCGAGATGCTGGCCGACCAGGCCCCGCTGCCGCCCGACCCCTCCCCGTCGCCCCGCCCGGCGATGGTCATGGGCGTGCCCGAGTCCGGCATCGCCGCCGCCGAGGGCTTCGCCCGCCGCAGCGGGATCCCCTACGGGCAGGGGCTGGTGAAGAACCGCTACATCGGCCGGACGTTCATCGCCCCGAGCCAGGAGCTGCGGGCCGCCGGCGTCCGCCTCAAGCTGAACCCGCTGCGGGAGAACATCGCCGGCAAGCGGCTGGTCGTCGTGGACGACTCGATCGTGCGGGGCACCACCCAGAAGCAGCTGGTGCGGATGCTGCGCGAGGCCGGCGCCGCGGAGGTCCACCTGCGCATCACGTCGCCGCCCTACCGGTGGCCGTGCTTCTACGGGATGGACACCGGCGAGCGGGGCGAGCTGCTGGCCGCCAGCCTCGAGGTCGACGAGATTCGCGGCTACCTCGCCGCCGACAGCCTCTCCTACCTCGCCCTCGACGGGCTGGTGGCGGCCACCGGCGCCGTCGGTGCCGGGTTCTGCACGGCCTGCCTCACCGGCCACTACCCGGTGGCCGTGCCCGTCGACCTCCACAAGGGCGTGCTCGAGGTGGACGCCCACCCGACGCGGCTGGGCCGGGGCGCGGCGTCGGCCGCGGCGCCCGCCGCCCGCCGGTAG